The Nostoc sp. 'Lobaria pulmonaria (5183) cyanobiont' genome window below encodes:
- a CDS encoding GIY-YIG nuclease family protein, whose product MASETNLSSLATLEYIPYIDDRGQLPEQFQGKIGVYAIFDQEKALQFVGYSRDVYLSLKQHLVRQPQQCYWVKVQTIERPSRTILETTENNWIAENGSVPWGNGDNKEKWTHPIDVKVVMTPEEQANYQNPANDELAQIKVLKNVARRVEAEISTQLLEVRGLQMQIRFNPKLKEEGLLDLK is encoded by the coding sequence ATGGCTTCTGAAACAAATCTTTCTTCTTTGGCAACTCTGGAATACATTCCTTACATTGACGATCGCGGCCAACTACCCGAACAATTTCAGGGTAAAATCGGTGTATATGCTATCTTTGACCAAGAAAAAGCACTTCAATTTGTAGGATACTCCCGTGATGTTTATCTTAGCCTCAAGCAGCATTTAGTCCGTCAGCCACAGCAATGCTATTGGGTAAAAGTTCAAACTATTGAACGCCCTAGTCGCACAATTTTAGAAACTACTGAAAATAATTGGATTGCTGAAAATGGCAGTGTGCCCTGGGGTAATGGGGATAACAAGGAAAAATGGACTCATCCCATTGATGTCAAAGTTGTAATGACACCTGAAGAACAAGCAAATTATCAAAATCCAGCTAATGATGAATTAGCACAAATAAAAGTTCTTAAAAATGTGGCACGGAGAGTAGAAGCAGAAATTTCAACGCAATTGTTAGAAGTCCGTGGTTTGCAAATGCAGATTCGCTTCAATCCTAAATTGAAAGAAGAAGGTTTACTAGATTTGAAATGA
- a CDS encoding protein kinase domain-containing protein, whose amino-acid sequence MTIQLLNDRYQVIRTLGAGGFGETYLAEDTYMPSKRPCVVKQLRPIHNNPQIYQLVQERFQREAAILEELGGANDQIPALYAYFSSGGQFYLVQEWVEGDTLTGKVQKQGLFSESAVQELFINLLPVLDYVHSKHIVHRDIKPDNIIVRHRDAKPVLIDFGAVRESMGTVVNSQGNPTSSIVIGTPGYMPSEQAAGRPVFSSDLYSLGMTVIYLLTGKQAQQLETDSQTGEIVWRHYASHVSPIMARVIDRAIAYHPRDRYPTARAMLDTLQSIANPIPPTQPLLTQPTVVSAPPPQTVPVKPQPNTQNSNSQNNILMGSLIAGGLIGASVIISQVLPKSSQSTADKTVLPSETPSNVTSPVIETPTFTPTTPSVPTQSPSSTTSVPPADTTTLNNYFWLSQRLVTDADLDGKSGFELDIMRNSIFASHGRRFDNTELQNYFNNQPWYRPIYSPKTFPPKLLSKLEQQNVEYISKYQANTGLRYFK is encoded by the coding sequence ATGACAATACAGCTGCTGAACGATCGCTATCAAGTTATCCGCACACTGGGCGCTGGTGGGTTTGGTGAAACCTATCTAGCTGAAGATACCTATATGCCTTCAAAGCGTCCTTGTGTGGTTAAACAGCTAAGACCGATTCACAACAATCCCCAAATTTACCAGTTAGTGCAAGAGAGGTTTCAACGCGAAGCAGCTATTTTAGAAGAACTTGGTGGGGCAAATGACCAAATTCCGGCATTATATGCCTACTTCTCTTCAGGTGGACAATTTTACTTAGTTCAAGAATGGGTTGAAGGCGATACTTTAACTGGAAAAGTCCAGAAGCAGGGGCTATTTAGTGAAAGCGCTGTCCAGGAATTATTCATAAATTTATTACCTGTCCTGGATTACGTTCACTCGAAGCATATCGTTCACCGCGATATTAAGCCGGATAACATTATTGTGCGTCATCGGGATGCTAAACCAGTGCTGATTGATTTTGGTGCTGTGCGGGAGTCAATGGGAACAGTAGTAAATTCTCAAGGCAATCCTACTAGTTCGATTGTGATTGGTACACCTGGCTATATGCCAAGCGAACAAGCCGCAGGTAGACCAGTTTTTTCTAGTGATTTATACAGTTTAGGAATGACGGTAATTTATTTGCTGACTGGTAAACAGGCGCAACAACTAGAAACCGATTCTCAAACGGGTGAAATTGTCTGGCGACATTATGCAAGTCATGTTAGCCCAATTATGGCAAGAGTAATCGATCGGGCGATCGCTTATCATCCACGCGATCGCTATCCCACAGCTAGAGCAATGCTGGATACTTTGCAGAGCATAGCAAATCCAATTCCACCGACACAACCCCTGTTGACTCAACCGACTGTAGTCTCTGCACCGCCACCTCAGACAGTGCCTGTCAAACCACAACCTAACACTCAAAATAGTAATAGTCAGAATAATATCCTCATGGGTAGTTTGATTGCAGGTGGGTTAATTGGTGCATCTGTGATTATTAGTCAAGTGTTACCCAAATCTTCTCAATCTACAGCAGACAAAACAGTACTACCTTCAGAAACACCGTCAAATGTTACAAGCCCAGTGATAGAAACTCCCACATTTACCCCAACTACCCCATCTGTTCCAACTCAATCACCTTCCTCAACTACATCAGTACCACCAGCTGATACCACAACTCTCAACAATTATTTCTGGCTTTCTCAAAGACTTGTAACTGATGCAGATTTAGATGGTAAAAGCGGTTTTGAACTCGATATTATGCGAAATTCGATTTTTGCCAGTCATGGTCGCCGTTTTGATAATACTGAATTGCAAAATTACTTTAATAACCAACCTTGGTATCGTCCTATATATTCACCAAAGACATTTCCACCTAAATTGCTGTCAAAATTAGAGCAACAGAATGTAGAATATATCAGCAAATATCAGGCTAATACTGGGTTAAGATATTTTAAATAA
- a CDS encoding Mo-dependent nitrogenase C-terminal domain-containing protein — translation MLKTQNRRIFLPAFIKPLEEKNQIGSKKQFTEPKLDLLQPLRQWLDKIEIQNRKLAKFIAKLIPAQCPFERDIMLFGRKIGHIPPMCKLNPLYNELVYLRFRALCYLVDKCGEDIQSYC, via the coding sequence ATGCTTAAAACACAGAATCGGCGCATTTTTCTGCCTGCTTTTATTAAACCTTTAGAAGAAAAGAATCAAATAGGTAGTAAAAAGCAATTTACTGAACCGAAATTAGATTTACTGCAACCATTACGTCAATGGCTCGACAAAATTGAGATTCAAAATCGGAAATTAGCTAAATTTATTGCTAAACTAATTCCTGCCCAGTGTCCATTCGAGCGTGATATCATGCTTTTTGGTCGTAAAATAGGACATATTCCGCCAATGTGCAAGCTGAATCCGCTTTATAACGAACTTGTCTACTTACGTTTTCGCGCTTTGTGTTATCTAGTAGATAAATGTGGAGAGGATATTCAATCTTACTGCTGA
- a CDS encoding creatininase family protein: MLLHLSTWQEVEAYLQHSKGIIFPIGSTEQHGPTGLIGTDAICAEAIAAGVGDATQAIVGPTINVGMALHHTAFPGSISLRPSTLIQVVRDYVTCLAKAGFSKFYFINGHGGNIATLKAAFSETYAHLEDLQIANAQQVQCQVANWFMCGSVYKLAKELYGDQEGSHATPSEVALTQYVYPEAIKQAPLSPEVASGHRIYSAADFRVRYPDGRMGSNPALATPEHGKQFYDLAVKELSNGYLEFVNAE, from the coding sequence ATGTTACTGCATTTAAGTACTTGGCAAGAAGTCGAAGCTTATTTACAGCATTCAAAGGGGATTATTTTCCCTATTGGTTCCACAGAACAACATGGGCCAACAGGGTTAATTGGTACTGATGCTATTTGTGCAGAAGCGATCGCAGCCGGTGTGGGTGATGCAACCCAAGCGATCGTTGGGCCTACAATCAATGTAGGGATGGCACTGCACCATACTGCTTTTCCTGGGTCAATCAGTTTACGTCCCAGCACTTTAATTCAAGTAGTGCGAGATTATGTAACTTGTTTAGCAAAAGCTGGTTTTAGCAAATTCTACTTTATTAACGGACACGGCGGTAATATTGCTACCCTCAAAGCTGCTTTCTCTGAAACTTATGCTCATTTAGAAGATTTGCAGATTGCCAATGCTCAACAGGTGCAATGTCAAGTGGCAAACTGGTTTATGTGTGGTTCTGTATATAAGCTAGCTAAAGAATTATATGGGGATCAAGAAGGTTCTCATGCAACGCCAAGCGAAGTAGCCCTCACCCAGTACGTTTATCCAGAAGCGATTAAGCAAGCACCCCTTTCACCAGAAGTTGCAAGCGGACATAGGATTTATAGCGCTGCTGACTTTCGAGTGCGTTATCCAGATGGACGTATGGGATCAAATCCGGCTTTAGCAACACCAGAACATGGTAAGCAATTTTATGATTTGGCAGTTAAAGAACTTAGCAATGGATATTTGGAATTTGTGAACGCAGAATAA